The DNA region CATTCGCGAGGCGATTCCGGACAGCCGCGCCGACGGCATTGGCATGATGACCGTGACCGATAACGCCGCCGGGCCACTGGCGACGTGGGCGCAGGCGAAGGGGATTGAAGGTCTGATCTGGACCGGCCTGCCCGCGCGTATGGCGGGCGTTGAAGGCCAGATCCCGACGCTGGAGGATGCCCGTCATTATCTGCAGCAGCTCACGGGAGAAACGCGGACGCACGCGTTCCACTATATCGAACAGGTTCCGGCTCAGATCGACACGGACTACCGCCGGGCGCTGGCCGACCTGACGCGCTGGCAGCCCGACGCCCCTGCCGTGACGGCGACCTCCACCCGGCTGCATCCGCCCTGCCAGCCCGGCTGAAACCGACCGGACTTCTGTACCGCTCTGCTTACTCCTCAAAGGGTTACTACACTTCAGGCAGGTTTCGATTTCAGGTTACCTGACTCTTTCCCGCCGGTCGTCAGCCATCCGGTCTGACCGCCGTTCCCCTATCAGCAGGAGATGAACAGATGAAAGCATTAACCTATCACGGCCCCCATAAAGTCAGCGTGGACAATGTGCCGGACCCGGGGCTGGAAGCCGCAGATGACATTATTCTGCGCGTGACCGCCACCGCGATCTGCGGCTCCGATCTGCACCTCTACCGGGGCAAGATCCCTGGTACCGGACATGGCGATATCTTTGGTCATGAGTTTATGGGTGAAGTGGTCGAGGCCGGCAGCGCCGTGACCGCCGTCGCCAAAGGCGATCGGGTGGTGATCCCGTTCGTTATCGCCTGTGGCGACTGCTTTTTCTGTCTGCTGAGCCAGTACGCTGCCTGTGAAAATACCAACAGCGGCCGGGGCGCGATCCTGAACCGTAAAAACATCACGCCTCCCGCGGCGCTGTTTGGCTTCAGTAAGCTTTATGGCGGCGTGCCCGGCGGCCAGGCGGAGTATGTACGGGTGCCGAAGGCCAATACCGGCCCGTTTAAGGTGCCGTCAGTGCTGTCAGATGAGAAGGTACTGTTCCTGTCAGACATTCTGCCTACGGCCTGGCAGGCAGTGAAGAATGCCGAAGTGAAACCGGGCTCGAGCCTGGCGATCTTCGGGGCCGGGCCGGTGGGCCTGCTGAGCGCCGCCTGCGCCCGTCAGCAGGGGGCCGAACAGATCTTTATGATTGACCACAATAACTACCGCCTGAACTTTGCCCGCGAACGCTACGGCGTCATCCCGATTAACTTCGACGACATCGACGATCCGGCTGGCTGGATCATCGAACACAGCACCGGCAACCGGGGCGTAGATGCGGTGATCGACGCCGTCGGCTTCGAGGCGAAAGGCAGCCTGACTGAGACGGTACTTACCAACCTCAAGCTGGAGGGCAGCAGTGGCAAGGCGCTGCGTCAGTGTATTGCCGCGGTGCGTCGTGGCGGTATTGTCAGCGTGCCGGGCGTTTACGCCGGATTTATCCACGGTTTCCTGTTTGGGGATGCTTTCGACAAAGGGCTGACCTTTAAGATGGGGCAGACGCACGTTCACGCCTATCTGCCTGATCTGCTGAAGCTGATCGAGCAGGGACATCTGACGCCAGAAGAGATTGTCACTCACCATCTGCCGCTGGAAGATGCCGCCCGCGGCTACGATATTTTCGCCAGACGCGAAGAGGAGTGCCGCAAGATCATTCTGGTTCCTGGCATGGCCGCCACCCAGGCGACGATATAATGTCACCGCTGCCGGCGCGCTGACGCCGCCCCGGCGTGCCCGGCAGACTCTTCTGCCGGGCAGCGGGTTCAGGACGGCCTGCGTTGCAGGCTGCTTCGCCACTCCTGTCTTTCCAGCAGATGTTCATCCGGCGAATCTGCCGTATCCACCTGACTCCCCTGCTCCAGCCATCGCGCACTGCGCGAATGTGGGTGACTCTCATCGATCACCTGTTGGGCAAACGCGCCACAGGAAAGGAATAAAAACAGCAATGCACTGGCCAGCCTGGCTTTCATAAGCACACCTCAGCAGAAACGGTGCGGTTATGCTGCCCGAAAGGTTTTCGTTTTCTGTCAGTAACAGGCAAAGTTATGTGGGGAGCAGCAACAGACTGCGACGGGTTTAACGGCGGTTCAGGATAGTCCGTCCCCTCACTCTCGGAAGCTTCACGACTTACTGTCCGCTTTCTTTAAGGAGGTGCTATTGAACATCAATCAATTTGATCAGCGGGTAGGTGAAGAGCTGCCCGACTGGAAGCCGGTCGCCAGACCATCCTGCGCATTACTCATCGGCCAGCACTGCCTTCTCATGCCGCTAAGCGTTGATCATGCAGAAGCGCTATTGCAGGCATTTATGCTGGCACCCGACGAACGCGACTGGACCTGGCTGAGTGCAGAGCGGCCTACCACGCTGGCGCAGATGCAGAGCTGGATAGCAGAAAAAGTGATGAATGCGGCCCTGGTATCCTTTGCCGTCTGCACTCTGTCGAAGCAGCCCTGTGGCGTGGTCTGCTTCGCCACGATTGAGCCAGAACATGGCACTCTTGAAATCGGTCACGTTACCTGGTCGCCGCTTATGCAGCGCAGTGCTATGGGCAGTGAGGCCATTTTTCTCCTATTGCAACAGGCGTTTGCACTCGGCTATCGCCGGGTAGCCTGGCGATGTGATGCCACTAATGTCGCATCGCGAGCAGCGGCAGAACGCCTGGGCTTTCGTTTTGAAGGTCGTTTCCGTCAGGTGATGATACGGAAAAATCGAAATCGCGATAGCGACTGGCTGTCCATTATCGATCGTGAATGGCCAGATATTCAGCGCGCCCTGAGCAACTGGCTGAGCACAGACAATTTTACCGGGTCAGGTCAGCAAAAACGCCCTCTCAGCGCCTGCTTTGCGGATATTGATGAGGACGATTCAAGATTTTAACGCTGAATTGAAGCCTGCCTCAATGCAGACGGCGCGCGCTCAGTGCCGCAGACCAGCGCTGTCGCTGACAGCGCGAACAGACGGCCTGCTGCTGCGCCTCAATCATCCGGGTCTGGCCGCAATGGGTGCAGGCGTAGCGTGCGCTGACCGGCACGCGGCTGTAATCCTGCCGGTGCGCGGGGGGCAGCACACTTAACCCGGCGCGCATCTCATCGTCATCGTAGAAATAGAGGCTGAGCTGACCATCGACCTCCACCAGCGCCAGCCGGACCTGGCCCAGATGCTCAACGCCGCTCTGACGCAGTTCCATATAAAACTCATCTTCGGAGATATTGAGCCGATCCAGACTCGCCAGCACATAGACGCCCTCCTGAATCAGGGTAATGACATCGCCCTGAATGAGCCGGGAAAAGCGCGAGCTGTGTGCCGTCAGCCAGGTGGTCAGCCGGTACAGCGCCAGCAGCACCACAAACACCATGATGACCGGCAGCACCGGCACATCGTCATAAAAGGTAACGTCACCGGATGCTGAACCCAGCGTCAGAATCACGACCAGTTCAAACAGCGACAGCTGACGCACGCCGCGCCGGCCAGACACTTTCAGAAAGGTAAAGACCACCAGGTAAGCGATCAGCACCCGCGCCATCACCTCCAATAAAAAGGTGGCCGGTTGGTCATTCAGTAAAAATCGATGCCAGTCGAATGAGAACATAGTCTGCTAAACATCCTGTCGTAAGCGCCTCTTCGCAGGCTTGCTGATAATCCGGCGATTCAGGCCAGTGATAAATCAATTCTGGCGTCAGCCGGACAAAAGGCAAGCGAAGCAGCAGAGCGAAAGCCGGTGAGTCTGACCTGGCCGCATGTGGAGGAAAAGGTTAATAAAGCTGAAAAAAGGTTCCGGCCGGTTCACGCTGCGCTTATTTCGCTTTTTGGGAAAGCAGTCGCCGGATGCGCCTGTTTCTGGCTGGATTATTTTTACCGCTTCGTTTTTTTTCTTTTCTCTTCAATATCTTGCCATACAACCACCTCAGTCTATACTTTCCGGTAAGGCTTCCGGAAAACCGGTTAACAGCCCGGAAAATCAGCCTTTTCCTGCCGATAGCGCGCCCGATTACTGCCCGCTGTCTCACGCGTGCATATTCCACAGAACAGACTGTGGTTTATGGCAAGGATCGCCCGTCCGTTCAGAGCGGCCCGTCTGCTTTGCATACTCAACTCCCTGACCCGTTCTGCAACGGCTCGTCAGCGGGGATCGTGTTGGCTTTTTTCGGGAGATGCCATGACGCCCTTTTCCAGTTTCTGGCAGGCCGGTTACGAAGGCGCGGATCACATCAATCCGGCGGGAGTGCCGCTGTCGATGAACGATCTGAACCAGCACCAGGCGCGTGCAGCAGAGGATTATGCCGCGCTCGCCCCCTTCTCTCTTCGCACCGTGCGCGAAAGCGTGGGCTGGCGGTTGTGTGAGCGCGACGGCCACTACGATTTCTCCTCTGTCGCCGCCCGGATGCAGGCAGCCGAACAGCAGGGCATCCAGCTAAGCTGGACGATCTGCCACTACGGCTGGCCGGCGGGCCTCAGCCTGTTTGATCACGATTTTGTCAGCCGTTTCGCCGCTTTCTGCGGTGCACTGGCCTGCTTTCTGGCCCCCTTATACCGGCAGCCACCGGTCTATTCGCCGATGAATGAGATCTCGTTTGTCAGCTGGGGCATTTCGGTCGGGCTGTTCGCCTGTGACGCCGTTCCGGGGCCGGATCCGGCGGATGCGGCCAAACAGCAGCTGGTACGCGCGACCCTGGCCGCCTGTGATGCGATCTGGCTGGCCGATCCGCGCGCGCGGCTGCTGCACTGCGATCCGCTAATCCACATCGTGTCCGATCCCGCCGATCCCGCTGGCGCAGAGGCGGCGCGCGCGATGTGCGATACCCAGTATCAGGCGTGGGACATGCTGAGCGGCCGGCGCAATCCGGAACTCGGCGGGGCCGCCCACTATCTGGATCTGGTGGGCGTCAATTATTACCACGACAACCAGTGGGAGCACGGCTCAGGCCAGCGGCTCGACTGGCATCTGGGGGATGATCGTCGTCAGCCGTTGCATCGGATGTTGCAGCAGCTCTGGCAGCGTTACCAGCGCCCGCTGCTGCTGGCAGAAACCAGCCACGTCGGCAGCGGACGCGGCGCCTGGATCCATGAGATCGCCACGCAGGTGGCGCAGGCCCAGCTGGCAGGCGTCGAGCTACTCGGCATCTGCCTCTATCCGATCCTCGATCGCCCCCTGTGGGAGGAGACCACCTTCTGGACCCGCAGCGGATTATGGGACCTCGATCGGCTAGGGCCCGATCCTTACGCCCGCCAGTTGCAGCAGCCCTATGCCCAGGCGCTCCGCCAGTCGCAGCGCTTTTTGCAGCACATTCACGCCCAACGACATCAACGCCAGGAGCACACCATGAAGCCACCTGTTCTGCTTGTATTCAGCCACCTGCGCTGGGGATTTGTTTTCCAGCGTCCGCAGCAGCTACTGACACGCCTGGCGCAGCACTATCGCGTGTTGTTTGTCGAAGAGCCGGTCTGGCAGGCGGGACCGCCGGGCCTGCATCAGAGTTCGCCTGCCGCTAATATCACGGTGATCCAGCCGCATACGGACAGCGACGCGCCAGGTTTTCACGACAGCCAGCTCGCCCCGCTGCTGCTGCTCCTG from Pantoea deleyi includes:
- a CDS encoding zinc-dependent alcohol dehydrogenase, producing the protein MKALTYHGPHKVSVDNVPDPGLEAADDIILRVTATAICGSDLHLYRGKIPGTGHGDIFGHEFMGEVVEAGSAVTAVAKGDRVVIPFVIACGDCFFCLLSQYAACENTNSGRGAILNRKNITPPAALFGFSKLYGGVPGGQAEYVRVPKANTGPFKVPSVLSDEKVLFLSDILPTAWQAVKNAEVKPGSSLAIFGAGPVGLLSAACARQQGAEQIFMIDHNNYRLNFARERYGVIPINFDDIDDPAGWIIEHSTGNRGVDAVIDAVGFEAKGSLTETVLTNLKLEGSSGKALRQCIAAVRRGGIVSVPGVYAGFIHGFLFGDAFDKGLTFKMGQTHVHAYLPDLLKLIEQGHLTPEEIVTHHLPLEDAARGYDIFARREEECRKIILVPGMAATQATI
- a CDS encoding GNAT family N-acetyltransferase: MNINQFDQRVGEELPDWKPVARPSCALLIGQHCLLMPLSVDHAEALLQAFMLAPDERDWTWLSAERPTTLAQMQSWIAEKVMNAALVSFAVCTLSKQPCGVVCFATIEPEHGTLEIGHVTWSPLMQRSAMGSEAIFLLLQQAFALGYRRVAWRCDATNVASRAAAERLGFRFEGRFRQVMIRKNRNRDSDWLSIIDREWPDIQRALSNWLSTDNFTGSGQQKRPLSACFADIDEDDSRF
- a CDS encoding DUF421 domain-containing protein; protein product: MFSFDWHRFLLNDQPATFLLEVMARVLIAYLVVFTFLKVSGRRGVRQLSLFELVVILTLGSASGDVTFYDDVPVLPVIMVFVVLLALYRLTTWLTAHSSRFSRLIQGDVITLIQEGVYVLASLDRLNISEDEFYMELRQSGVEHLGQVRLALVEVDGQLSLYFYDDDEMRAGLSVLPPAHRQDYSRVPVSARYACTHCGQTRMIEAQQQAVCSRCQRQRWSAALSARRLH